Proteins encoded by one window of Nitrospirota bacterium:
- a CDS encoding PIN domain-containing protein, with product MKTVLCDINFILDIFLKREPFYSSAAVVFKKIEEGALKGYLCALSFPTLFYLLSKELNRNKAMKALEKLRIVFNVAEVDEKVIDLSLASDFKDFEDAVQYYSAVLVKADYIITRNKGDYADDKVSVLTSEEFLALFEI from the coding sequence TTGAAAACTGTCCTCTGCGATATCAATTTTATCCTTGATATTTTTCTTAAACGGGAGCCTTTTTATTCTTCCGCCGCCGTAGTGTTCAAAAAAATTGAAGAGGGCGCATTGAAGGGTTATCTCTGCGCATTAAGTTTCCCGACGCTTTTTTATCTGTTGTCAAAAGAATTGAACAGAAATAAGGCAATGAAGGCGTTGGAGAAGCTCAGGATTGTATTCAATGTTGCAGAAGTTGATGAGAAGGTGATAGACCTTTCGCTGGCCTCTGATTTTAAAGATTTTGAGGATGCTGTTCAGTATTATTCGGCTGTTCTTGTAAAGGCTGATTATATTATTACAAGAAACAAAGGCGATTATGCGGATGATAAAGTCTCTGTTTTAACCTCTGAAGAATTTCTTGCGCTGTTTGAAATTTAA